The proteins below come from a single Candidatus Neomarinimicrobiota bacterium genomic window:
- a CDS encoding HD domain-containing phosphohydrolase: protein MIVPTDQSAAIISEDDISTRLTTLEADMERLHQIGIALSSEKNLNKLLETIVSEARGFTHCDAGTLYRVNEKKRVLTFEIMQTESTGYYAGGTTNVKITVPPVPLEKDGEPNRANVSAYVAMTGEVVNIPDVYEAEGFDFTGPKKYDEITGYRTQSMLVIPMRDHTDKVIGVLQLINALDGDEQRIPFNTRYESMVRSLASQAAVAINNAQLIQDIENLFKSVVHYTVKAIDARSPHTAGHSSRVAQLTRRLAEDVDLQKTGPFADVHFTSEELEEIWVASIMHDVGKIGVPEAILEKHNKLDGDSFERVVSRLKRIKGFMKLRGELRNQENNHPPDYVDEELKAQLEEWQKDYEFIQWVNRPGFLAPEKKEILDCIARKTFIDVDGEERPYLRPEEYEAFSVIKGNLTDEERRAIQHHVVETENMLRKLPFIDKLSRVPLYAANHHEWPSGKGYPKGLKGDEIPLPARMMCIADVWDALTAQDRPYKPPIPPEKSCQILQAGAEHDEFDKDLVDLFIAHRLWEKKPGEITEFAEEE from the coding sequence ATGATAGTACCAACTGACCAAAGCGCTGCGATTATTTCCGAGGATGATATCTCTACCCGCCTGACAACCCTCGAGGCGGATATGGAGCGTCTCCACCAGATCGGCATCGCCCTCTCCAGTGAAAAGAACCTTAATAAGCTGTTGGAGACCATTGTATCTGAAGCGCGGGGTTTCACTCACTGCGATGCCGGGACTTTGTACCGGGTGAATGAGAAGAAGCGGGTGCTCACCTTTGAGATCATGCAGACCGAGTCCACCGGCTATTATGCCGGCGGTACCACGAATGTGAAGATCACCGTGCCACCCGTTCCCCTGGAGAAAGATGGGGAGCCCAATCGTGCCAATGTATCGGCCTATGTGGCTATGACCGGTGAGGTGGTGAATATCCCCGATGTCTACGAGGCTGAAGGATTCGATTTTACCGGCCCCAAGAAATATGACGAAATAACGGGCTACCGCACCCAGTCAATGCTCGTAATCCCCATGCGGGATCATACCGATAAGGTTATCGGCGTGCTGCAGCTCATCAATGCCCTCGATGGTGACGAACAGCGTATTCCCTTTAACACCCGCTATGAGTCCATGGTGCGGTCTCTGGCCAGTCAGGCCGCGGTAGCCATCAACAATGCACAGCTCATCCAGGATATTGAGAACCTCTTCAAGTCGGTGGTGCATTACACTGTCAAGGCCATTGATGCTCGAAGCCCGCACACAGCTGGTCACTCCAGCCGGGTCGCCCAGCTTACCCGCCGTTTGGCCGAGGATGTGGATCTCCAAAAAACCGGGCCCTTTGCCGATGTCCACTTTACCAGTGAAGAGCTGGAAGAAATCTGGGTGGCTTCTATTATGCATGATGTCGGCAAAATTGGCGTGCCCGAGGCTATTCTCGAGAAGCACAACAAACTGGATGGGGACAGTTTTGAGCGGGTTGTAAGTCGCCTGAAGAGAATCAAAGGATTCATGAAGCTCAGGGGTGAGCTGCGCAACCAGGAGAATAATCACCCCCCTGATTACGTAGACGAAGAGCTCAAGGCCCAGCTCGAAGAATGGCAAAAGGACTATGAGTTTATTCAATGGGTAAACAGGCCTGGATTCCTGGCGCCTGAGAAGAAGGAGATTCTTGACTGCATTGCCCGGAAGACCTTTATAGATGTTGATGGTGAGGAACGGCCCTACCTCCGGCCGGAGGAGTATGAGGCCTTTTCGGTGATTAAAGGTAATCTAACGGATGAGGAACGTCGCGCGATCCAGCATCATGTTGTAGAAACCGAGAATATGCTGCGCAAGCTTCCCTTTATCGATAAGTTGTCCAGGGTGCCCCTATATGCCGCCAACCACCATGAGTGGCCCAGTGGCAAGGGTTATCCGAAAGGCCTGAAGGGGGACGAGATTCCGCTTCCGGCGCGCATGATGTGTATTGCCGATGTCTGGGATGCCCTGACGGCCCAGGATCGGCCCTATAAGCCTCCGATCCCGCCGGAAAAGTCGTGCCAGATACTCCAGGCTGGTGCTGAACATGACGAGTTCGACAAAGATTTGGTAGATCTATTCATTGCACATCGTTTATGGGAAAAGAAGCCCGGTGAGATCACCGAATTTGCTGAAGAAGAATAA